From Nicotiana tabacum cultivar K326 chromosome 20, ASM71507v2, whole genome shotgun sequence, one genomic window encodes:
- the LOC107813705 gene encoding uncharacterized protein LOC107813705 isoform X7 has protein sequence MEIYTFPQQGHADAYMIQGTEANLQITSPLLQNFEAMYNEGAPEFVVDQGLYYPSATSYGYLCTGLESSGDWDGHQRFFGLDGQDNIRYMDAQTETFPYAYYTPNYGCAQSPYNPYNPYIPGAVVGVDAPCAGPQHYYTIPSYENPGFPVVVPSTSGIIANAAEPIMDTVISTTNRADGLRLKRNLSPTSPIFTPIPLGPASGHKNASNRGSESAKLNAGSSKQPASYGFSSPSSQVLPGKVTQAMGSIIHGKALSNHGQLRAPVPSENDLSNIRSCAHERANTDKARAKFLNGIALNGEKVSPDTLTEQNRGPRNEKTKKQLVVKAYTTRAGNVDAQGNIVIHANEYNRGDFPMDFVNAKFFVIKSYSEDDVHKSIKYNVWSSTPNGNKKLYGAYEDAQRIAAGDPRGCPIFLFFSVNASGQFCGVAEMTGPVDFYKDMDFWQQDKWSGSFPVKWHFIKDVPNPNFRHIILENNENKPVTNSRDTQEIRYKKGIEMLKVFKDYASRTSLLDDFMYYENRQKLLQEEKAKLLIRSYESPFLVPVLDPPRKLNSVFCVPSDEVLDSANAKANKENPSDGDKLEAEGGPPIQSALKIGSLTINPKKSKSQPLDVHSTGNTMASTQSVDVVTVGSMPVKVNGHAESSGFLTIGTIPLDPRAFQRDEASRSGNDVPK, from the exons ATGGAAATATATACTTTTCCTCAGCAAGGACATGCGGATGCTTATATG ATTCAGGGTACTGAGGCAAACCTGCAGATCACCAGTCCGCTCCTTCAAAACTTTGAAGCTATGTATAATGAAGGAGCCCCTGAATTTGTTGTTGATCAGGGATTATATTATCCATCTGCCACTAGTTATGGTTATCTCTGTACAG GATTAGAATCTTCCGGTGATTGGGATGGCCACCAAAGATTTTTTGGTCTGGATGGTCAAGATAATATTCGGTATATG GATGCTCAAACTGAAACTTTCCCCTATGCATATTATACACCTAACTATGGATGTGCACAGTCTCCATATAACCCATACAACCCTTACATTCCTGGTGCTGTTGTAGGAGTTGATGCTCCATGTGCAGGGCCACAACATTACTACACAATCCCCTCTTATGAAAACCCTGGTTTTCCTGTGGTGGTTCCATCTACATCTGGTATTATTGCAAATGCTGCAGAGCCAATAATGGATACTGTTATATCTACTACTAACAGAGCTGATGGTCTTCGTCTTAAACGTAATTTATCTCCAACATCTCCAATTTTTACCCCAATTCCATTAGGGCCAGCTTCAGGCCATAAAAATGCATCAAACAGGGGGTCTGAAAGTGCAAAGCTTAATGCGGGATCTAGTAAACAGCCTGCGTCGTATGGTTTTTCCAGTCCATCCTCTCAAGTACTCCCG GGTAAAGTTACTCAAGCTATGGGAAGTATTATCCATGGGAAGGCTTTGTCAAATCATGGCCAACTGAGAGCTCCTGTTCCCTCTGAAAATGACTTGTCTAATATCAGATCATGTGCTCATGAGCGAGCTAATACAGATAAAGCCAGGGCAAAGTTTCTAAATGGAATAGCCCTAAATGGCGAGAAAGTTAGTCCTGATACATTGACCGAACAGAATCGAggacctagaaatgaaaaaacgAAAAAGCAATTGGTTGTGAAGGCCTACACTACAAGAGCAGGAAATGTTGATGCGCAGGGGAATATTGTTATTCATGCTAATGAATATAATAGAGGTGATTTTCCGATGGATTTTGTGAACGCGAAGTTTTTTGTCATAAAATCGTATAGTGAGGATGATGTGCACAAGAGTATAAAGTACAATGTTTGGTCATCCACCCCTAATGGTAACAAAAAGCTGTATGGTGCTTATGAAGACGCTCAGAGAATTGCTGCTGGAGATCCAAGAGGCTGCCCAATATTCCTATTTTTCTCG GTTAATGCAAGTGGCCAGTTTTGTGGTGTTGCTGAAATGACTGGTCCTGTAGACTTCTACAAGGACATGGATTTCTGGCAGCAAGATAAGTGGAGTGGTAGCTTCCCTGTCAAGTGGCACTTTATAAAGGATGTCCCAAACCCTAACTTTAGGCATATTATATTAGAGAACAATGAGAACAAGCCAGTAACTAACAGCAGAGACACACAAGAG ATACGCTACAAGAAAGGCATTGAGATGTTAAAAGTATTCAAGGATTATGCGTCAAGGACATCATTACTAGATGACTTCATGTATTACGAAAATAGACAGAAACTCTTGCAAGAAGAGAAAGCCAAGCTGCTAATCAGGAGCTATGAAAGTCCATTTCTTGTGCCTGTATTAGATCCTCCTCGCAAGCTAAATTCCGTTTTTTGTGTACCTTCCGATGAAG TGCTAGATTCCGCAAATGCTAAAGCCAACAAAGAGAATCCAAGTGACGGTGACAAACTGGAGGCTGAAGGTGGTCCACCCATTCAGAGTGCCCTGAAGATTGGTTCACTAACTATCAACCCTAAAAAATCGAAATCCCAGCCCCTGGATGTGCATAGTACTGGTAACACAATGGCAAGCACCCAGTCAGTTGATGTTGTCACTGTGGGATCTATGCCTGTTAAAGTTAATGGACATGCCGAGTCTTCTGGTTTCCTAACGATTGGAACAATTCCGCTTGATCCTAGAGCTTTCCAGCGCGATGAGGCCAGTAGGTCCGGAAATGATGTTCCTAAGTGA
- the LOC107813705 gene encoding uncharacterized protein LOC107813705 isoform X4 — protein MEIYTFPQQGHADAYMIQGTEANLQITSPLLQNFEAMYNEGAPEFVVDQGLYYPSATSYGYLCTESSGDWDGHQRFFGLDGQDNIRYMDAQTETFPYAYYTPNYGCAQSPYNPYNPYIPGAVVGVDAPCAGPQHYYTIPSYENPGFPVVVPSTSGIIANAAEPIMDTVISTTNRADGLRLKRNLSPTSPIFTPIPLGPASGHKNASNRGSESAKLNAGSSKQPASYGFSSPSSQVLPGKVTQAMGSIIHGKALSNHGQLRAPVPSENDLSNIRSCAHERANTDKARAKFLNGIALNGEKVSPDTLTEQNRGPRNEKTKKQLVVKAYTTRAGNVDAQGNIVIHANEYNRGDFPMDFVNAKFFVIKSYSEDDVHKSIKYNVWSSTPNGNKKLYGAYEDAQRIAAGDPRGCPIFLFFSVNASGQFCGVAEMTGPVDFYKDMDFWQQDKWSGSFPVKWHFIKDVPNPNFRHIILENNENKPVTNSRDTQEIRYKKGIEMLKVFKDYASRTSLLDDFMYYENRQKLLQEEKAKLLIRSYESPFLVPVLDPPRKLNSVFCVPSDEGENISKLSAHQVTVPAVLDSTNAKANKDNASDGDKMTVPAVLDSANAKANKENPSDGDKLEAEGGPPIQSALKIGSLTINPKKSKSQPLDVHSTGNTMASTQSVDVVTVGSMPVKVNGHAESSGFLTIGTIPLDPRAFQRDEASRSGNDVPK, from the exons ATGGAAATATATACTTTTCCTCAGCAAGGACATGCGGATGCTTATATG ATTCAGGGTACTGAGGCAAACCTGCAGATCACCAGTCCGCTCCTTCAAAACTTTGAAGCTATGTATAATGAAGGAGCCCCTGAATTTGTTGTTGATCAGGGATTATATTATCCATCTGCCACTAGTTATGGTTATCTCTGTACAG AATCTTCCGGTGATTGGGATGGCCACCAAAGATTTTTTGGTCTGGATGGTCAAGATAATATTCGGTATATG GATGCTCAAACTGAAACTTTCCCCTATGCATATTATACACCTAACTATGGATGTGCACAGTCTCCATATAACCCATACAACCCTTACATTCCTGGTGCTGTTGTAGGAGTTGATGCTCCATGTGCAGGGCCACAACATTACTACACAATCCCCTCTTATGAAAACCCTGGTTTTCCTGTGGTGGTTCCATCTACATCTGGTATTATTGCAAATGCTGCAGAGCCAATAATGGATACTGTTATATCTACTACTAACAGAGCTGATGGTCTTCGTCTTAAACGTAATTTATCTCCAACATCTCCAATTTTTACCCCAATTCCATTAGGGCCAGCTTCAGGCCATAAAAATGCATCAAACAGGGGGTCTGAAAGTGCAAAGCTTAATGCGGGATCTAGTAAACAGCCTGCGTCGTATGGTTTTTCCAGTCCATCCTCTCAAGTACTCCCG GGTAAAGTTACTCAAGCTATGGGAAGTATTATCCATGGGAAGGCTTTGTCAAATCATGGCCAACTGAGAGCTCCTGTTCCCTCTGAAAATGACTTGTCTAATATCAGATCATGTGCTCATGAGCGAGCTAATACAGATAAAGCCAGGGCAAAGTTTCTAAATGGAATAGCCCTAAATGGCGAGAAAGTTAGTCCTGATACATTGACCGAACAGAATCGAggacctagaaatgaaaaaacgAAAAAGCAATTGGTTGTGAAGGCCTACACTACAAGAGCAGGAAATGTTGATGCGCAGGGGAATATTGTTATTCATGCTAATGAATATAATAGAGGTGATTTTCCGATGGATTTTGTGAACGCGAAGTTTTTTGTCATAAAATCGTATAGTGAGGATGATGTGCACAAGAGTATAAAGTACAATGTTTGGTCATCCACCCCTAATGGTAACAAAAAGCTGTATGGTGCTTATGAAGACGCTCAGAGAATTGCTGCTGGAGATCCAAGAGGCTGCCCAATATTCCTATTTTTCTCG GTTAATGCAAGTGGCCAGTTTTGTGGTGTTGCTGAAATGACTGGTCCTGTAGACTTCTACAAGGACATGGATTTCTGGCAGCAAGATAAGTGGAGTGGTAGCTTCCCTGTCAAGTGGCACTTTATAAAGGATGTCCCAAACCCTAACTTTAGGCATATTATATTAGAGAACAATGAGAACAAGCCAGTAACTAACAGCAGAGACACACAAGAG ATACGCTACAAGAAAGGCATTGAGATGTTAAAAGTATTCAAGGATTATGCGTCAAGGACATCATTACTAGATGACTTCATGTATTACGAAAATAGACAGAAACTCTTGCAAGAAGAGAAAGCCAAGCTGCTAATCAGGAGCTATGAAAGTCCATTTCTTGTGCCTGTATTAGATCCTCCTCGCAAGCTAAATTCCGTTTTTTGTGTACCTTCCGATGAAGGTGAGAATATTTCAAAGCTTAGTGCACACCAAGTGACTGTTCCTGCAGTGCTGGATTCCACAAATGCTAAAGCCAACAAAGATAATGCAAGTGATGGTGACAAAATGACTGTTCCTGCAGTGCTAGATTCCGCAAATGCTAAAGCCAACAAAGAGAATCCAAGTGACGGTGACAAACTGGAGGCTGAAGGTGGTCCACCCATTCAGAGTGCCCTGAAGATTGGTTCACTAACTATCAACCCTAAAAAATCGAAATCCCAGCCCCTGGATGTGCATAGTACTGGTAACACAATGGCAAGCACCCAGTCAGTTGATGTTGTCACTGTGGGATCTATGCCTGTTAAAGTTAATGGACATGCCGAGTCTTCTGGTTTCCTAACGATTGGAACAATTCCGCTTGATCCTAGAGCTTTCCAGCGCGATGAGGCCAGTAGGTCCGGAAATGATGTTCCTAAGTGA